Within the Setaria viridis chromosome 3, Setaria_viridis_v4.0, whole genome shotgun sequence genome, the region tggagtgaagtgtatcgatgccgcagcaacaaaagcctgtcaagctgtagtcgaatatgtggagctctaggtgggctaaagcaaggaagtactagaaccacgttagttgcaagcaaattgaacaaacgctcaacgacgttattgtgctggtcctaggctagtacgtgctagagacgcgagcctggacacaaacgaagtcactaagctgcagcaaggaaggatcacaaggagaggaaaaacaacaaaagaaaaacccttctcttctttctttctttctttctttctgttttttttcttttctttctttctttctttctatttttttttcttttttttttcaagtagcacagagctcaaattttgcaacaagagatAACAAGCTACTTACAGCAATTAAATGCTTCCTTGGGAAGGGTGATTCAGtagcaaagtcaaacaagtggctgttttGCAAAACCAGCAGATGCGCAAATCTCAAGGGTGGTTGCGAAGTGCTCAGATTGAATTTGGGAGCAAGGATagatccgttggaaagaggATAACTTCAGGTTTCCATATTGTATTCAAACTCCCTATTCGGACTCCTGATAATGGAAATatggtgtttttcttttcaggatAAAACAGGACTCCGAATCGAATTCTGATTTGAACTTGTGGGATTTTCtttttggagatggaagtatggacgtGGATGAAAGCTCCAAGGATGTGATTTGGTTAATagtggtaaacaaaacaaaggaatttggaaaatccaatctgatttgtggagagaaacaaataaactcgaatctgcgatagtgacacaaacgtgacaagaactcgaaactctaaacgactagacgctaagaccagcaacttgacacgacgatgcaaccgttaattcaataagccctaactaaccagtaatagtaaaaggctcaaagggtttttttgggattatggagaactaagctactaattttttttggccttttctggactataggaaattaaaaacagcaaagaactagaagtctctcaccgataaaccttgctctgataccaactgatatgaacccgctagggttgattcccgatctttcgatgagaggcgtgggataactcgattggtcgatggagacgacgttcacggcccgactacagccttccaagctgcgccttagcaaccgatacaccacctccaatggctgccgcgatcttgtggagcgcgtcacccggccactagggcactcgtcctgcaagcaatcgaagaacaagcaagaacaagtataacaagcaactcaattgcaaatatagagatgaaaaccaatctgaaatcacaaatttggggttccgaatcgagtagaacggatggtctagttgacacacgcgtctacaaggaagtagcaatggctaaacttacatcaaaataaaacccaatctgttcgtggcagctctaatccttattaatacctaggaggacgaccaggggggtgttggggtcgtgctccaaccctaggacacgttcctaatggacccaacttgatacacggcccatcgggccaaaatagggcgacgcagcacctgtggacagaaaacctctcggtagtatttcgatgattgcggcctcctcagaatagatatggacatgagtccggatccatatgaaaatagacttcataaggattccaaggagtacttgaatgcccaaaacggagtccggatgaggtcgtggcggttgttgcaagttgggccagaactgtagtctgaatccagcaccaaaacgtgttggattggatctctttctttccttgggccaaaagtgacgtggtggcctggtggaggacgttaggaatacttggactcggcccccaatctacttctttggtcctccatgccttccatgtgtgtttaacactatttttgatccatgtatgtatttctgaaattgacaacgaatacacatcatggtgcagcatcaattcatcaaatgtatcacatataattatgataaagaattgcttcacctcggagtcaaaagatgccaatatggttgtatccgagcatgtgatgtcctcatcagtacttgtaatatttttttcaagattAGAGGGCTGTTACACATAACGATTCTAACAACGTATATGCGAATGGATTGGCATTTTGATAGTCTTGCGTTTTCTTAATCATCAGGAAGAAATCATGCCGTATTGTGGTTATAGAACCATGCTTTGTTCGAATGCATGGCCACATGCCCACATTGGGTCGACGActaataagtttttttttgaatagttggacttatatatatacatatatcttTTGACCGATCTGGAGGAAGTACTTAAGTCGGCCAAGATGATATAGTCTATCGTTCTTATTCGTTGCATGCTAATGCAAATGGACGTGGAATGTGAACAAGTTAGAGATGCTCCATGCTCCTAAAAGCGTCGCTGTCGTGCTGCAGAAAGAAAACCATTTTAGAAGATGCGACGCTCATGCCCTACATTTCTCTTTTGCATGTCAACACAAATGTTGATAATATCGACGCAGGCGATTCAAATAATCATCTCGTGGCTCATTATTTAAATTTAGTTGGAGCAGAACAGTCAGTATAAACCAGAAAACCATGTACTTGTAAGAAAAGCTATGCGTCATTTGAATACTTAAAATTATAGAATAATTCTAAATAccatggcttggtcacttgaataccatagcttggataatatcatgatttggatacttaaataccatgatttggaccttACCATGATTTAATTTGCATACTTAGGATCTAGAAAACCTACCAAGCACATGCTCCACAAACCACTAGTCataatgactatgttgtcactaaatcaccaaaatcataaaCTATGGCTTAATGGAGCCATGTTCGCTACACATGCTAAAATGACAACCAGTTTTTGAACGAGACAAGTGTATTTGTTTAGCGAGCAAGCAATACAAACTGTGTTAGATCAATATCACGAGGCTGATGGCGACTTCAAATTACTGTGGCAAATTCACTTTATTCATCTTTCGgggtgaaaaagaagaagagatggcaggagcactgcctaTTCatatagatttccatttggcccACGGCCCGTGGGCCAGCCCACAGCACGACATTTTGGCCCGGTACAGGCACGGCCCAGCACGACGGCCTTGCAGGCCGTGCCGGCCCGGCCTACATCACGGGCCGGGCCTAGGCCGCTACCTCAGCACGTGGGCTGACCCGGCacggcctggcccatttggcCCGTGGGCCAGCAACGGCCGGCACAGCCTGTTAAGGCCTGCCAGGCCTGCCTCGGCCCAGCCAACGGTCGTATATAATGCCGGCGCAAACCCGCCCCCGGCCGAAACCCTACCCCCGGCCCCCGCTCCCACATCGAGCCgcctctgtctctctctcgctctctcccAATcccggctcctcgcctcctccccgctccctcccggctcctcgcctcctcccctagATCCTCCGCCgtccttgcccgccgccggctcgccggtggcccctccgcctccctccccctcgtAACTGCTCCTCCACTCTCAGATCCAGCGTCCTCGCCCACCGCCGGCTTGCTGGTGgcccctccgccggctccgCCTCCCTACCCCTGTAACTGCTCCTCCCCTAGTCCcctctcagatccggcgtcctcgcccgccgccagcTTGCCGGTCAcccatccgcctccctccccgtaaCCCCACTTCTCCCTTAGCCCCTCcggccctccgcctccctcggtTCCTCGCCTAGTCGCCTCCTCCCCCCGACCCTCGCAGATCCGCCTCACTCCCTGGTTCCCCACTGTTGCGGTTCGTCTTCTccggctccgggctccggctgcGCAGGTAAACAACATCCTCACTCCTCTCagtcctcttcttctttgacCCCTCGCAGATCCGCCTCCCTCACTTTCTTCTCTTGTATCGTGTAGGTCTCCTATAGGGGCCGCGCGTCGTTGAGGAACGGAGCCGCCGAGGCGACGATGTCAACGGTGGAGGGCTCGAGGGTGTGTTCCGGGTGTGCTCGAGGATGGACGACGACTATCCAACCTGCCTCAATGATGAGTTGAGGTTGATGGGGGAGACCAGAGATGATGATTCTGATTTGGAGGCGGATCGGCGGGCGCTGCTCGGTGGTGCCGTCCCCGATGCTCAGCCAGGTCCTAGAGATtctccaccacctgctgctgctggctctgGTGCTGGTCCGGGCTCGGAGAGTACGGGCAGCAAGAGGACTCGTTCTTGCACCTCTAAGGTGTGGGATGACTTTGAGCCTCTGTACGAGGTAAAGAATAACAAGAGGGTAAGAACTGGTGCTAAGTGCCTACATTGCAAGAAAATTTATTCTGGTAAGTCTGCTAGTAGTACTGGACACTTGCATAGGCACCTTCCAAAGTGCCCAGTCTTGCTAGGTGCTTCACGTATGGCTCAGTCCCAACTCAAGTACAATCCTGATGGCTCTCTCCATATGTGGGAGTACAATGTTGCTCGTATCCAGTTGTGCAGattgattgctagactagaccttcctttatgctttggtgagtctgatgcatttgaggagtatattaatattgctcataatcctagattCAGTTGTGTGTCTAGGCAAACCACCACCAGAGATTTTGTTAAGTATTTTGATGAGCGTCGTACTAAACTCCTGGCTTCTTTGCAATCCGTTTCCTCTGTTGCTCTTACATCTGACATAtggtctggtaatgctaaggaagattaccttagtgtggttgctcattatgtgAATGCTGATTGACAACTAGAGAAGAGGATCTTAGGCCTTTGTTTAATTGATGTTTCTCATAATGCTGATAATATTGCTAAGCGCATTACAGCTGTTGCTACTGATTATGGTTTAAATGATAAGATATTTTCTATCACACTGGATAATGCATCGGCAAACACTGCCGCCATTGGTAAGCTTCATCCTTCACTGACTGGTTACATGGGTAGACTTTTTTTTcatcagcgttgtgcttgtCACATCATTAATCTTATTGTTAAGGCTGGCCTTGATGTTTTCAAGCCTATGCTTAGTTCATTTAGAACTGCAATTTCATTCATGAATTGTTCTAACCAACGTATTGCGGCATACAAGTCATATTGCATTGTTGTTGGTGTCCGTCCTCGTAAGTTTGCTTTGGACATGGatgttagatggaattcaacttaTCTCATGTTGAAGCATCTATTGCCCCATAAGACCACATTCCATCAGTTCATAACCACTCAATATGGTTTGGTTGAAGGTCAAACAATTCTGACAGAATTACACTGGTATATTGCTGAAAAGATTCTGATATTTCTTGAACAATTCTATGATTCTACTGTTATTCTGtctggtgtttactatcctACTGCTCCATTAATCTTGCATCATATTCTTGAGATAGCTGGGCACCTTAATTTCTATGCTGATGATGCTGATCTGAAACATGTTGTTGCACCCATGAAGTCTAAGTTCTTAGATTATTGGGCTGATATACCTATGCTTTATGCCTTTGCTTTTatattggatcctagagctaagaTTACTGGTTTTAGCAATGTGCTTCAGCTGATGTCTTAGCTAACTGGTAAGGATTATTCTAGTTACTTAACTGATGTAAGAGCTGAATTGTCTACAATCTTTGGCAAATATGAAGCTAAGTATGGTTCTGTGAGGATGCAGAGGGCCACTCAGCCAGGCCCTGCAGGTAAGAAGAAGACTGCTGGGGGTAAGATCTTTGGTTCCCAGGCTGCTTCATCTACTTATTCTGCTGCTAGCCTTGGTGCTGGCCTGGGTTCTACTTCTGTTTCCTCCTCCCTGTCTAGGAGACAATCTGCTAGTGCTTTGTTGCAAGCTGCTCAAACTGGTGcctctcttgctgctgcttctgaactgTCTGCTTACCTAGACAGTGACACTATCAAtcaatatgatgatgacttcaacatattgacctggtggcatgagcataagtTATCATATCCTGTTCTATCTATCTTAGCTAGGGATGTTATGACTGTGCCTGTCTCTACTATATCTTCAGAATCTGCATTTAGTACCACTGGCAGGATCATTAAGGAGCGGCGACGTCGTCTGACCCCtgagatggtggagatcttgGCTTTGATCAAGGATACCGTCGACGATACCGAACTTGAAGAGTCATTTGAGGATTTGTATCTTGATGAGTAAGTTTTCTACTCTCATTTACTTCTATTCAGCATACTTGTTAGTTGTTACTTGAAGATCTCTAATCCTCCTATCATTTTTTGCAGAAGCTAGATGCCTGCTGCCCTGTTGGTGCTCTGTCAGTGTTCAGGAGCAAGTTAGAACTCAGAAGTGAGAAGCCTCATGCTGTTGTGCTTGTGTAgatcttgtgacttgtgagttgtgagttGTCAGTTGAGTTGTGAACTTGTGTGATTGTGTATCTGAACAATGAACTTATGagctggctgtactctttttttctttgtagggttttctcacgaggtgtgagtttttacctacaaaggtttttaatgaggcagcaatACAAACAGCTCAAAATAATATTCATATTTGTTTGTGTTATTGTGATTGTGAATCTGTGTGAATCTTTGTGAATCAGTTGAATCTATGAATATATTGAAAGTAAGTTTCTGTGAATATGTTGAAAATGTGAAAAAGTCTTAGTTTGATAAATTAGATTCTGGTGAGGGGTTTTTCTTAAAACGTATCACGGGCTGGCACGGGCACGGTGAGGCTGTTAAGGCCCGCCGGGCCAGCGGGCCGGCACGGCCTGCGCAAGAAGGTAGCAGGCCGGACCTGAGCCGCTCTTTCGGCACGcgggccggcccggcctggcacGACAGTTAGGCGGGCCTAAACAGGCCGGGCCTATTCGTGCCCGTGccaggccgggccgggccgcccGTTTGGCTATCTATACCTATTCATGAAGTTGGAGAAGCATGAAACAGGTGCACAGTGACACAGCGGCAGGTTGCAAAGGGAaacaggaggaaaaaaaatgagagaacaccatcaaaaataaaataagagtCGTCCGGATGGGGATGATAGGTAGGTCCTCATACAGCGGTCCGAATTGAAAACGTGCACATGCCACGACAAAAGGTAAATAAAGCTGAAAGTTCCACGAGGCACTCAACCGCTCCCTACACGAGGCCAAGATAGTCCGCCGTGAGAGGCTTGAGGATGTGCTGCTCGTCGGATTCGAGCGCCGCCGCAAGCCGCGGCCACACGCACGCGCTGACGAACCACGACCCGTCTCCTCCCGCAGGGCGTGCGCCGATGGCCATCAACCCGGAGCTCATCCTCGAGTAGTGGAAGACGGGCATGGCGATCGCGGCCTGGCCGAAGCCGAAGTCCGTGTCGATAGGGGACGACGCGAACTCCGTCTGGCTCAGCGTCGGAGCGCCGAGCCCGAGGATCGCCGACTCCACGAACATCTcctccttgtgctcctccaccCAGTCGCTGATCTCCTGCACGTACTCGTCGTAGTCGACCGCCGTGACAGCCTCCCGCACCATGGCCGCGACGTCCGCCAGCGGCTTCCGCCGGACCTCCTCCACGGCAGCGTCCCCGGCGGTGTACGCCGTGGCGTTGCCGAAGTAGCtgggcatcgccgccgccagccggtGCCGGGCGTCCACCCACCACCCCATGCGGCAGCGCTCGTCGGGCACCCGCGAAGCGGCCACGATGCCGGCGAGCGCCTTCCACAGGTACGCCGACAACGCCTCGGCGCGGGaggcgcccgccgcctcccgcagcGCGTCGAGGTCGACCGCCTCGACGTAGTAGAGGCGCTCGACGAAGCTGTCGTGGGCCGTCAGGACGTTCACCAGCCGGTGCTCGCCGTCGAACGTCGTGAGCAGCTCGCCGACCCTGGCGCCGTACGACGGCCGGTCGCGGGGGCGGAAGAACGCCGAGCGGTCGTGACTGGGCATGGCGATCGTCCCGGACCGCGAGAGCTCGGACCAATTGCTGATGAGCTGGGCTGCGGCGAACACGTCGGCGTGGAGGTGGTTGATCGCCCACACGACGGCGAAGCGGCCGCAGGCGAAGGAGAGCAGCTGCACAGACAGCGCGACGTCATCGGGGAACGGCAGGGTGAGCTTCTTGAGGGACTCAGCCTCGCCGAAGTCCAGGCTCCCCAAGGTCGCATCGACCTCTCCGACGACGAGGTCGGCGCCTTGGTTGTGACAGTGGAGCTCGGGGAGGCCGGAGCTCGGGTCGGCGGCGATGCGGCCGCAGAGAGGGTAGAAGTGGTTGAGCAAGGACGgcaggccggcggcgaaggcggcaaCGACGTCGTCAAAGCTGCTTGTTGCGCCCTTATTCGGAAGCTCGCCGGGGTAGAGGCAGACGAAGCTGAACTGGCCGGTGCTGTTGTAGAGGTCGATgttggagacggcggcggcgtgcggcgagaTGGATGGATCGGAGGCCTTCACGAGGCGGCGGGTCACGATGCGGATCGGTAGCTGGTGGACGGATgactcagcagcagcagccgccatTATTGCTACCGACTGGTTTGGTTTGCGTCGCTAGATGCAGCTTTGAGGGAGAGCAGATGTGTGTATCCCTGATCTTCCATTTCATAGACCAACCATTTATACTAAGCAACTCCTTATCAGAAATGAGGACTATTACTCAGTGCAAAATTTTGACTGTTATGATCAACTGTTTGAATGCTGATCCGACCGATTCCAACTGTTCTCAGTCCACAATTCTGACCGAAGCTGCTTTCACACACGCAATAATCGGCAAAAACACGGCACAAGGCATCAAATTTCTTATAAATTAGCCAGGCGACGTCATTGTGGTTTTATTTTAATTTGATACTTATTAGATGGTAGACCAACCGCGCATTGCTAACGGCTActctctccatttcaaattataggttgttttagtttttttagattcgtagattttgttatgcatttagatatacttCATGTttaaatgtataataatatctataaatttaaaaaatcaaaatgatctataatttgagatggagggagtaagtgCGGAGTGCCATAGTTATTTTTAGTTGGTTATTAACTGAACCGTGTATGCTCCCACGTAAACAGAGTCCTTGACATTATATTTGGGACCTTCATTCCCTCGATGTCTAT harbors:
- the LOC117847718 gene encoding coniferyl alcohol acyltransferase, translating into MAAAAAESSVHQLPIRIVTRRLVKASDPSISPHAAAVSNIDLYNSTGQFSFVCLYPGELPNKGATSSFDDVVAAFAAGLPSLLNHFYPLCGRIAADPSSGLPELHCHNQGADLVVGEVDATLGSLDFGEAESLKKLTLPFPDDVALSVQLLSFACGRFAVVWAINHLHADVFAAAQLISNWSELSRSGTIAMPSHDRSAFFRPRDRPSYGARVGELLTTFDGEHRLVNVLTAHDSFVERLYYVEAVDLDALREAAGASRAEALSAYLWKALAGIVAASRVPDERCRMGWWVDARHRLAAAMPSYFGNATAYTAGDAAVEEVRRKPLADVAAMVREAVTAVDYDEYVQEISDWVEEHKEEMFVESAILGLGAPTLSQTEFASSPIDTDFGFGQAAIAMPVFHYSRMSSGLMAIGARPAGGDGSWFVSACVWPRLAAALESDEQHILKPLTADYLGLV